In Streptomyces sp. DG2A-72, one genomic interval encodes:
- a CDS encoding esterase-like activity of phytase family protein: MRRISIMLSAVALTVGLTAPAALAGEKTGAKTDDFGQATLTGWASLPAETFVPGSEPSGAAIGAGPFNGIAAPFAGQPVQGFSGIVNRHDGTYDVLSDNGYGTKANSADFLLRVHRVKPDTRTGKVKVLGGFNLTDPYHKVPFALTRADRTLTGADFDVESIVRAYDGTYWMGDEFGPFLLHFSRTGKLLEAPISLDGVKAPENPYLNGGTPNLGSSKGFEGMARSVDGRHLYPLLEGTVTGDTPGDLRFNDFDLKAGKYTGKHFTYRLESASNAIGDAIAVDKHRFLVIERDGGQGDTAKFKRIYLADTRDRNGDGVMDKTLVADLMNIANPKKLGGFGETFTFPFQTIEDVVLLDDRTLAVLNDNNFPFSTGRTAGKADNNEYITIRLGDRLHADWRAFL, from the coding sequence ATGAGAAGAATCTCGATCATGCTCAGCGCCGTCGCGCTGACCGTCGGCCTCACGGCGCCCGCCGCCCTGGCCGGTGAGAAGACCGGTGCGAAGACCGACGACTTCGGCCAGGCCACGCTCACCGGATGGGCGTCGCTGCCCGCGGAGACGTTCGTGCCGGGCAGCGAGCCGTCCGGGGCCGCGATAGGGGCGGGCCCGTTCAACGGGATCGCGGCGCCGTTCGCGGGGCAGCCGGTGCAGGGCTTCAGCGGCATCGTGAACCGGCACGACGGCACCTACGACGTGCTGTCGGACAACGGCTACGGCACCAAGGCCAACAGCGCCGACTTCCTGCTCCGCGTCCACCGCGTCAAGCCGGACACACGCACCGGGAAGGTCAAGGTGCTCGGCGGGTTCAACCTGACCGACCCGTACCACAAGGTGCCGTTCGCGCTCACCCGCGCCGACCGCACCCTCACCGGCGCCGACTTCGACGTCGAGTCGATCGTGCGGGCGTACGACGGGACGTACTGGATGGGCGACGAGTTCGGCCCCTTCCTGCTGCACTTCTCGCGCACCGGCAAGCTGCTGGAGGCGCCGATCTCCCTCGATGGCGTGAAGGCGCCGGAGAACCCGTACCTGAACGGCGGCACGCCCAACCTCGGCAGCAGCAAGGGCTTCGAGGGCATGGCCCGTTCCGTCGACGGACGGCACCTCTACCCGCTGCTCGAAGGCACGGTGACCGGTGACACCCCCGGCGACCTGCGCTTCAACGACTTCGACCTGAAGGCGGGCAAGTACACCGGCAAGCACTTCACCTACCGCCTGGAGTCCGCTTCCAACGCCATCGGCGACGCCATCGCCGTCGACAAGCACCGCTTCCTGGTCATCGAGCGGGACGGCGGACAGGGCGACACCGCCAAGTTCAAGCGGATCTACCTCGCCGACACGCGGGACCGCAACGGCGACGGCGTGATGGACAAGACCCTCGTCGCCGACCTGATGAACATCGCCAACCCGAAGAAGCTCGGCGGCTTCGGCGAGACGTTCACCTTCCCGTTCCAGACGATCGAGGACGTCGTCCTGCTCGACGACCGCACCCTCGCCGTCCTGAACGACAACAACTTCCCCTTCTCCACCGGCCGCACGGCGGGCAAGGCGGACAACAACGAGTACATCACCATCCGGCTCGGCGACCGGCTGCACGCCGACTGGCGCGCGTTCCTCTAA
- a CDS encoding pyridoxamine 5'-phosphate oxidase family protein encodes MALTREEREQFLAEPHIAALAVDAEEGRAPLSVPIWYQVEPDGTVWILTTQDSRKHQLISKAGRFSLMVDRLEPTIRYVSVEGPVLDTTPATIEKLRELSARYLPAEKVDGYVDFSWNNHGEMVIIRMRPERWVSSDLGTV; translated from the coding sequence ATGGCCCTGACCCGCGAGGAGCGCGAGCAGTTCCTGGCCGAGCCGCACATCGCCGCGCTGGCGGTGGACGCCGAGGAGGGGCGCGCACCGCTCAGCGTCCCGATCTGGTACCAGGTCGAGCCCGACGGCACGGTCTGGATCCTGACCACGCAGGACTCCCGCAAACACCAGCTGATCAGCAAGGCCGGCAGGTTCTCCCTGATGGTGGACCGGCTGGAACCCACGATCCGCTATGTGTCGGTGGAGGGCCCGGTCCTCGACACCACACCCGCCACCATCGAGAAACTGCGCGAGCTCTCGGCCCGCTACCTCCCGGCCGAGAAGGTCGACGGCTATGTCGACTTCTCCTGGAACAACCACGGCGAGATGGTGATCATCCGGATGCGCCCGGAACGCTGGGTGTCGTCGGACCTCGGCACGGTCTAG
- a CDS encoding pyridoxal 5'-phosphate synthase: MDSEFVRLLRSSRVWEAGVTELRPFDPATAPSSPLPLFTTWFAEAVTAGQPEPHTMSLATSDEEGLPDVRTVMLHGADEDGWSFATHDHSRKGRHLAARPYAALGFYWQTLGRQIRIRGPVTTAPSQEARSDLHARSTGALAAALTGHQSEVLGSLEELATESAAAWERAQREPDTPVPSWSLYHLQPETVEFFQGDAERRHVRLNYRRAEGGWDKELLWP; encoded by the coding sequence ATGGACTCCGAGTTTGTACGTCTGCTGCGGTCGTCCCGCGTCTGGGAGGCGGGAGTCACCGAACTCCGCCCCTTCGACCCGGCCACCGCACCCTCCTCCCCTCTCCCCCTCTTCACCACCTGGTTCGCTGAGGCGGTGACAGCAGGCCAGCCGGAGCCGCACACCATGTCGCTGGCGACATCGGACGAGGAGGGCCTGCCGGACGTACGGACGGTCATGCTGCACGGCGCCGACGAGGACGGCTGGTCCTTCGCCACGCACGACCACAGCAGAAAGGGCCGCCACCTCGCGGCCCGCCCGTACGCGGCCCTCGGCTTCTACTGGCAGACCCTCGGCCGCCAGATCCGCATCCGCGGCCCCGTCACCACCGCCCCCTCCCAGGAAGCCCGGTCAGACCTCCACGCCCGCTCCACCGGCGCCCTCGCCGCCGCCCTCACCGGCCACCAGAGCGAAGTCCTGGGCTCCTTGGAGGAGTTGGCGACGGAATCGGCGGCGGCCTGGGAACGCGCCCAGCGCGAGCCGGACACACCGGTCCCGTCCTGGTCGCTGTACCACCTCCAGCCGGAGACGGTGGAGTTCTTCCAGGGGGACGCGGAGCGACGGCATGTGCGGCTGAACTATCGGCGGGCGGAGGGGGGTTGGGACAAGGAGTTGCTGTGGCCTTGA
- a CDS encoding Zn-ribbon domain-containing OB-fold protein — MDVPEIDAFTRTYWDAAAEGRLLIRRCGECGRAHHYPREFCPHCWSEDVTWEPATGRATLYTWSVVHRNDLPPFGERTPYVAAVVDLAEGPRMMTEVVGGGELRVGMELEVGFREGVPVFRAAADEFTWSH; from the coding sequence ATGGACGTCCCGGAGATCGACGCGTTCACGAGGACGTACTGGGACGCAGCCGCGGAGGGCCGTCTGCTGATCCGACGCTGCGGGGAGTGCGGCCGGGCGCATCACTACCCCCGCGAGTTCTGCCCGCACTGCTGGAGCGAGGACGTCACCTGGGAGCCCGCGACCGGCCGCGCCACCCTCTACACCTGGTCCGTCGTCCACCGCAACGACCTGCCGCCCTTCGGCGAGCGCACGCCGTACGTCGCCGCGGTCGTCGACCTGGCTGAGGGGCCCCGGATGATGACGGAGGTCGTGGGGGGCGGGGAACTGCGGGTGGGGATGGAACTGGAAGTGGGGTTTCGGGAGGGGGTGCCGGTGTTCCGTGCCGCGGCGGACGAGTTCACGTGGTCGCACTGA
- a CDS encoding NAD(P)/FAD-dependent oxidoreductase — MADSTASASPANQAAQSPATPATHSPADRPVYIIGGGPGGLAAAYALRARGIRAVVLEKSDRVGASWRRHYDRLHLHTTRRLSGLPGLPMPRRFGRWVSRDNVVRYLEKYAEHHELEIVTGVEVSRVDRAPDGSGWLLHATGGRELTGAAVIVATGYNHTPHLPDWPGRDSYTGDLLHAADYRSAEPYAGRDVLVVGVGNTGAEIAVDLVEGGASRVRLSVRTAPHIVRRSTAGWAAQYTGVLCRRLPVGLVDRLARPLAKVSVPDLSEHGLPRPDTGLYSRVNEGSIPVQDVGLIDAVRKGRVEVVAAVDAFEDSKVVLADGDPVGPDVVIAATGYIRALEGLVGHLHVLDTRGRPVVHGARTPDNAPGLYFTGYVNPISGMLRELAIDAEKIAKVIAKDGGRQATRLPA; from the coding sequence ATGGCCGACTCCACAGCGTCCGCATCTCCCGCGAACCAAGCGGCGCAGAGCCCCGCGACCCCCGCGACGCACAGCCCCGCAGACCGCCCGGTGTACATCATCGGCGGCGGTCCCGGCGGACTCGCCGCCGCGTACGCCCTGCGCGCCCGTGGCATACGCGCCGTCGTCCTGGAGAAGTCCGACCGGGTGGGCGCGTCCTGGCGGCGCCACTACGACCGGCTGCACCTGCACACCACCCGCCGCCTCTCGGGCCTGCCCGGTCTGCCCATGCCGCGCCGCTTCGGGCGCTGGGTGTCCCGCGACAACGTGGTCCGCTACCTGGAGAAGTACGCCGAGCACCACGAGCTGGAGATCGTCACCGGCGTCGAGGTCTCCCGCGTCGACCGCGCTCCCGACGGCTCCGGCTGGCTGCTGCACGCCACCGGCGGCCGCGAACTGACCGGCGCCGCGGTCATCGTCGCCACCGGCTACAACCACACACCCCACCTCCCCGACTGGCCCGGCCGCGACTCCTACACCGGCGACCTCCTCCACGCCGCCGACTACCGCAGTGCCGAGCCCTACGCCGGCCGTGACGTCCTCGTCGTCGGCGTCGGCAACACCGGCGCCGAGATCGCCGTCGACCTCGTGGAGGGCGGCGCCTCCCGCGTACGGCTGTCCGTCCGCACCGCCCCGCACATCGTGCGCCGGTCGACCGCGGGCTGGGCCGCCCAGTACACCGGCGTACTGTGCCGACGGCTCCCGGTCGGCCTCGTCGACCGGCTCGCCCGTCCGCTGGCCAAGGTCAGCGTGCCGGACCTCTCCGAACACGGCCTGCCCCGCCCCGACACCGGCCTCTACAGCCGGGTCAACGAGGGGTCGATCCCGGTGCAGGACGTCGGCCTCATCGACGCCGTACGCAAGGGCCGGGTCGAGGTCGTGGCCGCCGTGGACGCCTTCGAGGACAGCAAGGTCGTCCTCGCCGATGGCGATCCTGTGGGCCCGGACGTCGTGATCGCCGCCACCGGCTACATCCGCGCCCTGGAGGGCCTGGTCGGCCATCTCCACGTCCTGGACACGCGCGGCAGACCGGTCGTGCACGGCGCGCGCACCCCGGACAATGCCCCAGGCCTCTATTTCACTGGCTACGTCAACCCCATTAGCGGCATGCTCCGGGAACTGGCCATCGACGCGGAGAAGATCGCGAAAGTCATCGCCAAGGACGGCGGACGACAGGCCACCCGACTCCCTGCCTGA
- a CDS encoding recombinase family protein, with protein MTNLMRRPNPATAGTEIIALAYKRASTEEQLKGYGLDVQDDELRAWEAEDARRTILETFSDEGVSGAQDRRPDMLRLEERAREGKANRIVVPKVDRVGRTARAAFNWAWRMQDIGVHFISIQERIDTSTELGWTVFQQYVFFSEMEWNSIRQRTRDGRNKKIEYGGWPAGPAPYGYRIEGKGQKGSFLVVCEGEARVILKSVALLVDGKASFEEAADELNRLELYTRSGKPWTTTNLYQRMHSETFDGYTTYRKANRGDRKRATRLNEDGTPVYGEPVRIAVPQILTPDRTDELKTALKKRSINKPRKPARIYSLSGHIASDCGQVYVGGGRTGQRAYRCQGNSSDKSACGCTNLDATEIENAVWSKVTRLLADEARLRVLADRRVVSLPGDRDKYLERQESLATSIEKHEKLIEDAVPEYIKAGLEPAVAAAAVKKLLEEVEGLRKQLEEVQYWLSEYEQTQARADAIVSLARSSPERLASLDAAEKAEIFDMFRIVVLPQKGRFVKRSGAPCKVTTWHYETGTLVPPDVSETRWEAAREVIAQYHGPRHFSMTSLDLRQALNGMLHRLRHGAEWSEIESWGHAEAIRQRQGVWFRSGAWQALMEHLTTDGRGTVAYRHPTIPLLHVVGEIRSGVLALMRATEDDLTELTEGESGNPISGMLRELAIDAEKIAKAIAKNGAGSVSRLPV; from the coding sequence ATGACCAACCTTATGCGCCGCCCCAACCCCGCCACGGCAGGGACGGAGATCATCGCGCTGGCCTACAAGCGGGCCTCAACAGAGGAGCAGCTCAAGGGATACGGGCTCGATGTCCAGGACGATGAACTGCGTGCCTGGGAGGCCGAAGATGCCAGGCGCACCATCCTGGAGACCTTCTCCGACGAGGGTGTCAGCGGCGCTCAGGACCGCCGCCCTGACATGCTCCGCCTTGAGGAGCGGGCCCGGGAGGGCAAGGCGAACCGCATCGTGGTCCCGAAGGTGGACCGCGTAGGGCGTACGGCCCGCGCTGCCTTCAACTGGGCCTGGCGCATGCAGGACATCGGCGTCCACTTCATCTCCATTCAGGAGCGCATCGACACCAGCACCGAGCTGGGCTGGACTGTGTTCCAGCAGTACGTGTTCTTCTCCGAGATGGAATGGAACAGCATCCGCCAGCGGACGCGGGACGGCCGGAACAAGAAGATCGAGTACGGCGGATGGCCCGCTGGCCCGGCGCCGTACGGCTACCGGATCGAAGGCAAGGGTCAGAAGGGTTCCTTCCTCGTCGTCTGCGAGGGCGAGGCCCGCGTCATCCTCAAGTCCGTGGCCCTGCTGGTCGACGGCAAGGCGAGCTTCGAGGAGGCTGCAGACGAGCTGAACCGGTTGGAGCTGTACACCCGCAGCGGCAAGCCGTGGACGACCACCAACCTCTACCAGCGCATGCACTCGGAGACCTTCGACGGCTACACCACATACCGCAAGGCCAACCGCGGCGACCGCAAGAGGGCCACCAGGCTCAATGAGGACGGCACGCCGGTCTACGGCGAGCCCGTACGCATCGCCGTACCACAGATCCTCACCCCCGACCGGACCGACGAGCTGAAGACTGCACTCAAGAAGCGATCCATCAACAAGCCCCGGAAGCCCGCCCGGATCTACTCCCTCAGCGGCCACATCGCCAGCGACTGCGGACAGGTCTACGTCGGAGGAGGGCGGACGGGGCAGCGTGCCTACCGCTGTCAGGGCAACAGCTCCGACAAGTCGGCCTGTGGTTGCACGAACCTCGATGCGACCGAGATCGAGAACGCTGTCTGGTCCAAAGTGACCAGGCTTCTCGCGGACGAGGCCCGCCTGAGGGTTCTTGCAGACCGCAGAGTCGTCTCCCTCCCGGGCGACCGGGACAAGTACCTGGAGCGCCAGGAGAGCCTGGCCACGAGCATCGAGAAGCACGAGAAGCTGATCGAGGACGCCGTGCCCGAGTACATCAAGGCGGGTCTTGAGCCGGCCGTGGCCGCGGCCGCAGTCAAGAAGCTGCTGGAGGAAGTCGAGGGCTTGCGAAAGCAGCTCGAAGAGGTGCAGTACTGGCTGTCCGAGTATGAGCAGACACAAGCCAGGGCGGACGCCATCGTCTCGCTCGCCCGCTCCTCCCCGGAGCGGCTGGCGAGCCTGGATGCGGCCGAGAAGGCCGAGATCTTCGACATGTTCCGCATCGTCGTTCTCCCCCAGAAGGGCCGCTTCGTCAAGCGGTCCGGAGCCCCCTGCAAGGTCACTACATGGCACTACGAAACCGGCACGCTCGTGCCCCCGGACGTCAGTGAGACACGGTGGGAGGCAGCACGGGAAGTCATCGCCCAATACCACGGACCCCGGCACTTCTCCATGACCAGCCTGGACCTGCGGCAAGCCCTGAACGGGATGCTACACCGCCTCCGCCATGGGGCGGAGTGGTCCGAGATCGAATCGTGGGGTCACGCAGAGGCGATCCGCCAGCGGCAGGGAGTCTGGTTCCGCAGTGGTGCATGGCAGGCCCTCATGGAGCATCTGACCACCGACGGACGAGGGACGGTGGCGTACCGCCACCCGACGATTCCGCTCCTGCATGTGGTGGGTGAGATCCGTTCGGGTGTCCTGGCCCTGATGAGAGCCACGGAGGACGACCTCACGGAACTCACGGAGGGTGAATCGGGCAACCCCATCAGCGGCATGCTCCGCGAACTGGCCATCGACGCCGAGAAAATCGCAAAGGCCATCGCGAAGAACGGGGCGGGTTCGGTGTCACGGCTGCCGGTCTGA
- a CDS encoding acetate--CoA ligase family protein, producing MLGSTHGTLTTDSRRGRVVACGEQPAPAVHGRPADVDDYDVSGRPLYAGVPDLDRFFRPESVAVIGASDGEGRPNTGVTRQLLSWAERVGARLYPVHPTRDSVFGISCFPSVSDLPEQVDLAVLLVADPLPVIEELGEAKVKFAVVFASGFAETGDEGAVVQGQLTAAVERAGVRLLGPNTNLNAFERFRDDLDGPSIALITQSGHQGRPVFALQELGIRLSHWAPTGNEADLETADFISYFAEQPDVGAIACYIEGLKDGRSFLLAADRAARRRVPVVAVKVGRTETGARTAASHTGKLTGADEVVDAAMRQFGVIRVDGLDELQDTAALLARARPPRADGVVVYSISGGTGAHVADLASEAGLRLPELSEARQAELHQWIPEYLSVANPVDNGGHPVGDWRGRKIIDSILDDPEVGVLICPVTGPFPPLSDRLVQDLVDAAERTDKLVCVVWGSPVGTEPAYRDVLLGSSRVATFRTVTNCLTAVRAHLDHHRFVTGYRSPFDEAPRTPSPSFRKAQALMRPGQQLSEHAAKQLLRAYGIRVPREQLVTSAAAAVRAAGLVGYPVVMKASGAQIAHKSELGLVKIGLTSASQVRDAYRELTDIARYEDVSLDGVLVCQMVERGVEMVVGVTHDELFGPTVTVGLGGVLVEVLRDAAVRVPPFGEEQARDMLGELRGRALLDGVRGRPPSDLDALVEVVLRVQRMALELGDDLAELDINPLMVLPSGQGAVALDALAVCR from the coding sequence ATGCTTGGATCAACCCACGGCACCCTTACCACCGACTCCCGCCGGGGCCGGGTCGTCGCCTGCGGCGAGCAGCCCGCCCCCGCCGTCCACGGCCGCCCGGCCGACGTGGACGACTACGACGTCAGCGGGCGTCCGCTGTATGCGGGCGTCCCCGATCTGGACCGGTTCTTCCGGCCCGAGTCCGTCGCCGTGATCGGCGCCTCGGACGGGGAGGGCCGGCCCAACACCGGTGTCACCCGGCAGCTGTTGTCCTGGGCCGAGCGGGTCGGCGCTCGGCTGTATCCGGTGCATCCCACGCGGGACTCCGTCTTCGGCATCTCCTGTTTTCCTTCCGTCAGCGACCTGCCCGAGCAGGTCGATCTCGCCGTACTGCTGGTCGCCGACCCCCTTCCCGTGATCGAGGAACTGGGCGAGGCCAAGGTGAAGTTCGCCGTCGTCTTCGCCTCCGGGTTCGCGGAGACGGGGGACGAGGGCGCCGTCGTGCAGGGGCAGCTGACGGCTGCCGTGGAGCGGGCCGGTGTGCGGCTGCTCGGGCCGAACACCAACCTGAACGCCTTCGAGCGGTTCCGGGACGACCTGGACGGTCCCTCCATCGCCCTCATCACCCAGTCCGGGCATCAGGGCCGCCCCGTCTTCGCCCTCCAGGAACTCGGCATCCGGCTATCGCACTGGGCGCCCACCGGCAACGAGGCCGATCTGGAGACCGCCGACTTCATCTCCTACTTCGCCGAGCAGCCCGACGTCGGTGCCATCGCCTGCTATATCGAGGGGCTGAAGGACGGCCGCTCCTTTCTGCTCGCCGCCGACCGGGCCGCACGGCGCCGGGTGCCGGTCGTCGCGGTCAAGGTGGGCCGCACCGAGACCGGCGCCCGCACGGCCGCCTCACACACCGGCAAGCTGACCGGCGCGGACGAGGTGGTGGACGCCGCGATGCGGCAGTTCGGGGTGATCCGGGTCGACGGGCTCGACGAACTCCAGGACACCGCCGCCCTGTTGGCCCGCGCCCGTCCGCCCCGCGCCGATGGAGTCGTCGTCTATTCGATCTCGGGCGGCACGGGCGCGCACGTGGCCGACCTGGCGAGCGAGGCGGGCCTGCGGCTGCCGGAGCTGTCGGAGGCCCGGCAGGCCGAGCTGCACCAGTGGATACCGGAGTACCTCAGCGTGGCCAACCCGGTCGACAACGGCGGGCATCCGGTCGGGGACTGGCGCGGACGGAAGATCATCGACTCGATCCTGGACGACCCGGAGGTCGGCGTGCTGATCTGCCCGGTCACCGGACCCTTCCCGCCGCTCAGCGACCGGCTCGTGCAGGATCTGGTGGACGCGGCCGAGCGGACCGACAAGCTGGTGTGCGTGGTGTGGGGGTCGCCGGTCGGCACCGAGCCGGCGTACCGCGACGTACTGCTCGGCTCTTCGCGCGTGGCCACCTTCCGCACGGTCACCAACTGTCTCACCGCAGTCCGCGCCCACCTCGACCACCACCGGTTCGTCACCGGCTACCGCTCCCCCTTCGACGAGGCACCGCGCACGCCTTCGCCCTCCTTCCGCAAGGCGCAGGCACTGATGCGTCCAGGACAGCAGCTGAGCGAACACGCGGCGAAACAGCTGCTTCGCGCCTACGGAATCCGGGTGCCGCGCGAGCAGTTGGTGACCAGCGCGGCGGCGGCCGTGCGCGCGGCGGGCCTCGTCGGCTACCCGGTCGTGATGAAGGCGTCCGGCGCCCAGATCGCCCACAAGTCCGAGCTGGGTCTCGTCAAGATCGGACTGACCTCGGCCAGCCAAGTCCGGGACGCCTACCGGGAGCTGACCGACATCGCCCGCTACGAGGACGTCTCGCTGGACGGAGTCCTCGTGTGCCAGATGGTCGAGCGGGGCGTCGAGATGGTCGTCGGCGTCACCCACGACGAACTCTTCGGACCGACCGTGACCGTCGGGCTCGGCGGTGTCCTCGTCGAGGTGCTGCGGGACGCCGCCGTACGCGTGCCGCCCTTCGGTGAGGAGCAGGCGCGGGACATGCTCGGTGAACTGCGCGGGCGGGCCCTGCTGGACGGGGTCAGGGGGCGCCCCCCGTCCGACCTCGACGCGCTCGTCGAAGTCGTCCTGCGAGTGCAGCGCATGGCACTGGAACTCGGGGACGACCTCGCGGAACTGGACATCAATCCGCTGATGGTGCTGCCCAGCGGACAAGGCGCGGTGGCACTGGACGCGTTGGCGGTGTGTCGCTGA
- a CDS encoding enoyl-CoA hydratase/isomerase family protein, which translates to MPDEPNIPDSPRESGNSAESLIRHTTDNHVRRITLDRPEALNAITPDLREHLIQILSDASSDPAVRAVVLTGTGRGFCAGADLRGGASGARERVAGDVARTLRLGAQRLISAVLDCEKPVIAAVNGTAAGLGMHLALACDLVLAAESAKFIEVFVRRGLVPDGGGAYLLPRLIGPQRAKELMFFGDALTAADAERLGLVNRVVPDAELDKTAREWADRLATGPTRAIALTKQLVNASLDTDRATAFAAEAAAQEINMTTADAREGVASFVERRSPEYRGR; encoded by the coding sequence ATGCCTGATGAACCGAACATCCCCGATTCCCCCCGTGAGTCCGGAAATTCCGCTGAGTCATTGATACGGCACACCACTGACAATCACGTCCGCCGTATCACCCTCGACCGCCCCGAAGCTCTCAACGCCATCACCCCTGACCTGCGAGAACACCTGATCCAAATTCTCTCCGACGCCTCCTCCGACCCCGCCGTGAGAGCCGTCGTCCTCACCGGAACCGGTCGCGGCTTCTGCGCCGGGGCCGACCTGCGGGGCGGAGCGTCGGGCGCACGGGAGCGGGTCGCCGGTGACGTCGCCCGCACCCTCCGGCTCGGCGCTCAGCGGCTGATCAGCGCCGTCCTCGACTGCGAGAAGCCGGTGATCGCCGCCGTGAACGGCACGGCGGCCGGACTCGGTATGCATCTCGCCCTCGCCTGCGACCTCGTACTGGCCGCCGAATCCGCCAAGTTCATCGAGGTGTTCGTACGGCGTGGACTCGTGCCGGACGGCGGCGGCGCCTATCTCCTCCCCCGCCTCATCGGCCCCCAACGCGCCAAAGAGCTGATGTTCTTCGGCGACGCCCTCACCGCCGCGGACGCCGAACGCCTGGGCCTCGTCAACCGCGTCGTCCCGGACGCCGAGCTGGACAAAACAGCCCGCGAGTGGGCCGACCGCCTCGCCACCGGCCCGACCCGGGCGATCGCCTTGACCAAGCAGCTCGTCAACGCCTCGCTCGACACCGACCGCGCCACCGCGTTCGCCGCGGAGGCGGCCGCGCAGGAGATCAACATGACGACGGCGGACGCGAGGGAGGGTGTGGCGAGCTTCGTGGAGCGCAGGAGTCCGGAATACCGAGGGCGGTGA
- a CDS encoding flavin reductase family protein: protein MGHAGMAAAAVRYLRSGPARPVEALPRPELRCVGEDERAPVDQAEFRRVLGNFATGVAVVTSPATDGESGPAGFACQSFSSLSLDPPLVAFMVGRTSTTWPCIARAGAFCVNVLAADQGALCRGFAVSGGDKFAGVAHDAAPVSGSPRLAGALAWIDCTIHAVHTGGDHLIVVGRVDDLGTADTPEAPLLFHRGRFL, encoded by the coding sequence ATGGGACACGCAGGAATGGCGGCAGCAGCCGTCCGTTATCTCAGGTCCGGGCCCGCCCGCCCCGTAGAGGCGCTGCCGCGCCCGGAGTTGCGGTGTGTGGGCGAGGACGAGCGGGCGCCGGTCGACCAGGCCGAGTTCCGGCGGGTGCTCGGGAACTTCGCGACGGGCGTGGCCGTTGTCACCTCACCAGCCACCGATGGCGAATCCGGCCCCGCCGGCTTCGCCTGCCAGTCCTTCTCGTCCCTCTCCCTCGACCCACCCCTCGTCGCCTTCATGGTCGGCCGTACGTCGACGACCTGGCCCTGCATCGCCCGCGCGGGCGCCTTCTGCGTGAACGTGCTCGCCGCCGACCAGGGCGCGTTGTGCCGCGGCTTCGCGGTGAGCGGCGGCGACAAGTTCGCGGGTGTCGCCCACGACGCGGCTCCGGTGTCCGGGTCGCCGCGTCTCGCGGGCGCGCTCGCGTGGATCGACTGCACCATCCATGCCGTCCACACCGGCGGCGACCACCTCATTGTGGTGGGCCGGGTGGACGACCTCGGCACCGCCGACACCCCTGAGGCACCCCTGCTGTTCCACCGGGGCCGGTTCCTCTAA